In the Thermoanaerobacterales bacterium genome, GAAGTCGGTCAGCAGGACGATCACCGGAGGTCACGCGGGCCGGCCCCGCCTCCTTGCCCGCTTTCCCCAACAACATGGTAAAGCATACGTTGCGGTCCGGGGCGCGTGTCTCCGATACGGTAGGCATTTTTCAGAGCGGCTGCCGCCTCGCCGGGGCGGACCGGGTCATTGACATGCATCACGGCCAAGGCCTCGTAGGCGTCCACGGGGTCGCCGATCTTCTTGCGCAGGACCACACCGACCGCCGGGTCGATGGACGCCTCCTTGGTCAACCGGCCGGCGCCGAGGAGCATGGCCGCCCTACCGACGGCGGCTGCGTCAATCGCCTGTACGAACCCGGCGGCCGGAGAAGGAACTTCGATCCGCCGGCGGGCCCGGGGCAGCCGTCCGGGATCGTCCACGATGGATACGTCACCCCCCTGGGCGGCCACCCACTCCCGGAAGCGGGCCAGGGCCTTTCCTCCCGCCAACAGGCCTTCCAGGGTCTCGCACGCCCTCCCGGTATCCGGAGCCAGGCGTCCCAGGACGAGCATATGCGAGGCGACGAGAAGGCAGAGTTCACGCAGGTCGGCCGGTCCCTCGCCGCGCAGGACGGCCAGGGCTTCGGCCACCTCCAGGGCGTTGCCCACGGCCCGGCCGAGGGGCTGGTCCATGTTGGTGATCAGGGCCGTGACGGCCAGCCCTTGGGACTGCCCGATGCCCACCATTGCCCGCGCCAGTTCCAGGGCGTCTTCGGCCTGCCGCATGAAGGCGCCGCTGCCGGCCTTGACGTCGAGGACGACGGCGTTCGCGCCGGAGGCGATTTTTTTCGACATGACGCTGGCGGCGATCAAAGGGACGCTGTCCACCGTCGCCGTGACATCCCGCAGGGCGTAGAGCTTCTTGTCGGCCGGGGTGAGGTTGCCGGTCTGGGCGACAATGGCGAGTCGGACGGCGCGGGCCTGGGAGACCATCTCTTCCGGCGAGAGCGCGGTCCGGAAGCCGGGGATGGACTCCAGCTTGTCAATCGTGCCGCCCGTGTGTCCCAGGCCACGCCCCGACATCTTCACCACCGTGCCTCCCGCCGCCGCCACCAGAGGGGCCACGACGAGGGTCGTCTTGTCTCCAACGCCGCCCGTGCTGTGCTTGTCCAACTTGATGCCGGGAATGCCGCTCAAATCGGCTCGTTCGCCCGAGTCAACGATGGCGGCCGTAAGGTCGGCCATCTCCCGCACATCCATCCCTTTAAACCATACGGCCATCAGCCAGGCGGCCACCTGGTAGTCGGGGATCTCCTCCCGAACGTAGCCGTCGATGAGGTAGCGGATCTCCTCCGCGGTAAGGGCTTCCCCATTGCGTTTCTTTAAAATGAGGTCATACATCCGCATTCCCTATGACTCCCCTTTCTCCCTGCGGACAACGCTCTTCAGGAAACTCTCCCCGGTGGGCCACCGAAGACCGAAGGCGGCGGCAATCGTGGCCGCCACGTCGGCAAACGTCTCGCGGGTGCCAAGCGCGCGGCCTGCCGGGCGGGTCGGGTTGAAGACCAGCAGCGGCACGTACTCCCGCGAATGATCGGTGCTGGCGGTCGTCGGGTCGCAGCCGTGATCCGCCGTGATGATCAGTAGGTCCCCCGGACGCAGGAGCACCGTGATCCCGGGCAGGGCGGCGTCGAAGGCTTCGAGGGCGGCGGCATAGCCGCGGGGGTCGTTGCGGTGGCCGTACAGCATGTCGAAGTCCACGAGGTTGGCGAAGATCAGGCCGCGGGCGACATCGGCGGCCGCACCGGTGATGGCGCGGAGGCCCTCGTCGTTGTCGGCGGTATGGATGGCCCGGGAGATACCGCGGCCGGCAAAGATGTCGTAGATCTTCCCCACGGCGGTCACAGGCACGCCGGCCTTCGAAAGGGCGTCAAGGACGGTCGGCCCGGTGGGAGGCAGAGAGAAGTCGTGCCGGCGCTCGGTGCGGCGGAAGTTCCCCGGCGCACCGGTGAAGGGGCGGGCGATAACGCGCCCGACGGCGTGTTCGCCCTGCAGAATCTCGCGCGCGATACGGCAGATCCGGTACAACTCGTCCACGGGGATGACGTCTTCGTGGGCCGCGACCTGGAAAACGCTGTCCGCCGAGGTGTAGACGATGGGGTAGCCGGTGCGCAGGTGCTCCTCCCCCAGTTCCTGGATGATCACCGTCCCGGATGCCGGCCGGTTGCCCAGGGTGCGCCGGCCGATGAGCCTCTCGAACTCGCCGATAACCTCCGGGGGGAAGCCCTCGGGATAGACAGGGAACGGGCGGTCCAGGATCAGTCCGGCCAGTTCCCAGTGGCCGGTGGTCGTGTCCTTGCCGGGGGATCGCTCCGCCATCCGCCCCCACGACGCCCGGGGTGTGAAAGCCGGGGGGACGCCGTCGAGCCGGATGACGTTTCCCAGGCCCATTGCGGCCAGGTGAGGGAGTTTCAGCCCTCCGACGGCTGCCGCGGTATGGCCCAGGGTGTTGCTGCCGGCATCGCCGTAAGCCGCGGCGTCGGGCAGGGCGCCGCACCCGACGCTGTCCAGGACGATAAGAAAGACCCGATCAACTGTCGTCAAAAAAGCCGTCGCCTCCGTTAGGACTTTCTAGATAACGTTCCCGGCATGGTTGTCCCCCTTACGCCCGCGGATGGGACGCGTCGTAGACCCGGCGCAGCTTGGCGGTGGTCAGGTGGGTGTAGATCTGCGTCGTTACGATGTCGGCGTGGCCTAGAAGTTCCTGCACGACGCGGAGATCGGCGCCGTTGTCCAGGAGATGCGTGGCGAACGAGTGCCGCAGGGTATGGGGGGTAACCGCCTTGGCGATCCCGGCGGCGCGGGCGTAGCGCGCGACCAGCTTCCAGACCGTCTGGCGGGTTAAGGGGCGTCCACGGCGGTTCACAAAGAGCACCCCGCTGCGGCGCCCGGCCAGGGCGGGGCGTATGCCCTGGAGGTAAACGCCGAGCCAGTGCGCGGCCATAGAACCGAGCGGAACGATGCGCTCGCGGCTGCCCTTGCCGAGACAGCGAACGAACAGCTTCTCCAGGTCAACGTCGCGGACCTGCAGGCCCGTCAGTTCCGAGACACGCAGCCCGCAAGCGTACAGGGTCTCCAGGATCGCGCGGTCCCGCACGCCGAGAGGCGACTCTGAGCCTGGAGCGGCCAGCAGCCGCTCCACCTCGGTGACGGTGAGGACCCCGGGCAGGTGCTGTGCCGGGCGCGGGGATACGATTTCGGAAGCCGGATCCGCGGGAAGGAAGCCTTCGTCGGCCAGGAAACGCATAAGGGTTTTGATAGCCGAAAGGTGGCGGGAGATGGTCGCCGGGGCCCGGGCCGCGTTCTGCAGCTCAATGAGGTAGGCCGTGATGTGGCCCCTGGTAACGTCCTTGAATCCCGCCACTCCGCGCCGGTGGAGGTAGGAGATGAACTGCTTGAGGTCGGTGGCGTAGGCCCGCCGCGTGTTGGCCGCCAGACCTTTCTCGACCTGCAGGAAGTCCAGGAAGCTGTCAAGCGCGGTCAGCATCTTCGTCTCCGTCCGTTGATGATACTTATCCCTTCGCCCCGCAGGAAGAAAATCCTACCTGGTGCCGCGGTAGTAATCTTTAAAGAACTCGATGATGCCTCCCCAGGGGGTCGTTTCAGCGGTGGGGCCGAGGGCGGGGTCGGCCCCACCGCCCGCGGTGGTGGAGAGGATGCCGTAGAGCTGAGTGCACAGGACGGTGATGATGATAAACAACAGGAGCAGGCGGAAGGCAAATAAAAGCTTGTGTTTCAGGGACGAGACGATAAAAAGGACCAGCGGCCGTTCCATTTTTCCCCGCACCTCCCTCCTTCAATCGCCGACAAGAGCCAAAACGGCCTCCAAGAGGTACGGGCTCAGGTAGGCTTCGATCAGCCCCGAGCCGGCGGCAATGGCCAGGCAGGCCGCCGCCAGGCCGGTATAACGGACGAGGTTGGCCCAGATGTTGACCTGGGGATTAAAGCCGCGACGGATAAGGAGAATGGAGAATGAAAGAGAAGCCGCGGCGGCGATGACGATGGCCGGGATCAGTATCAGGTTCTGTGGCAGCAACGCCGCGGCGGCGAGCAGCACCCCCTGCCAGCCGCGATCCTCGATCAGCAGCAAAACGGCGAAACCGAGGGCGAAACCGCGTACGAAGAGGAGCCCCAGCATGACGGGGATGCCGATCACCGACAACCCGGACAGGTATATCGCTCCGAAAAGCATCAGGTTATTGACCGTCGACGTGCGGAGGACGGCGCCGCTGTCAATCTCAAAGCCGGCAGGGTGAGT is a window encoding:
- a CDS encoding thymidine phosphorylase, translated to MRMYDLILKKRNGEALTAEEIRYLIDGYVREEIPDYQVAAWLMAVWFKGMDVREMADLTAAIVDSGERADLSGIPGIKLDKHSTGGVGDKTTLVVAPLVAAAGGTVVKMSGRGLGHTGGTIDKLESIPGFRTALSPEEMVSQARAVRLAIVAQTGNLTPADKKLYALRDVTATVDSVPLIAASVMSKKIASGANAVVLDVKAGSGAFMRQAEDALELARAMVGIGQSQGLAVTALITNMDQPLGRAVGNALEVAEALAVLRGEGPADLRELCLLVASHMLVLGRLAPDTGRACETLEGLLAGGKALARFREWVAAQGGDVSIVDDPGRLPRARRRIEVPSPAAGFVQAIDAAAVGRAAMLLGAGRLTKEASIDPAVGVVLRKKIGDPVDAYEALAVMHVNDPVRPGEAAAALKNAYRIGDTRPGPQRMLYHVVGESGQGGGAGPRDLR
- a CDS encoding phosphopentomutase — encoded protein: MTTVDRVFLIVLDSVGCGALPDAAAYGDAGSNTLGHTAAAVGGLKLPHLAAMGLGNVIRLDGVPPAFTPRASWGRMAERSPGKDTTTGHWELAGLILDRPFPVYPEGFPPEVIGEFERLIGRRTLGNRPASGTVIIQELGEEHLRTGYPIVYTSADSVFQVAAHEDVIPVDELYRICRIAREILQGEHAVGRVIARPFTGAPGNFRRTERRHDFSLPPTGPTVLDALSKAGVPVTAVGKIYDIFAGRGISRAIHTADNDEGLRAITGAAADVARGLIFANLVDFDMLYGHRNDPRGYAAALEAFDAALPGITVLLRPGDLLIITADHGCDPTTASTDHSREYVPLLVFNPTRPAGRALGTRETFADVAATIAAAFGLRWPTGESFLKSVVRREKGES
- the xerD gene encoding site-specific tyrosine recombinase XerD; translated protein: MLTALDSFLDFLQVEKGLAANTRRAYATDLKQFISYLHRRGVAGFKDVTRGHITAYLIELQNAARAPATISRHLSAIKTLMRFLADEGFLPADPASEIVSPRPAQHLPGVLTVTEVERLLAAPGSESPLGVRDRAILETLYACGLRVSELTGLQVRDVDLEKLFVRCLGKGSRERIVPLGSMAAHWLGVYLQGIRPALAGRRSGVLFVNRRGRPLTRQTVWKLVARYARAAGIAKAVTPHTLRHSFATHLLDNGADLRVVQELLGHADIVTTQIYTHLTTAKLRRVYDASHPRA
- the spoIIM gene encoding stage II sporulation protein M; translated protein: MLTARRFWQASLKRNWALYLVVVVVFAAGLATGIWSACGLHREQVGELEAYIRGLFTHPAGFEIDSGAVLRTSTVNNLMLFGAIYLSGLSVIGIPVMLGLLFVRGFALGFAVLLLIEDRGWQGVLLAAAALLPQNLILIPAIVIAAAASLSFSILLIRRGFNPQVNIWANLVRYTGLAAACLAIAAGSGLIEAYLSPYLLEAVLALVGD